In Rosa chinensis cultivar Old Blush chromosome 1, RchiOBHm-V2, whole genome shotgun sequence, a genomic segment contains:
- the LOC121050106 gene encoding uncharacterized protein LOC121050106, with translation MWAQDVELHLIARDLLHTIQELCHKGTAPDPQTEIDNSRTLALMMRHMDRDLRFEFMNEDSVIKLWQALRERYGNVRDSILSNLEAELNDLRFSDFDTIIQFYSEALRITGMMRLCGKTITEEQLIEKTLNTFPVYAMRSCDLFWTHINARRITSFQQLIKAMEIAERKDNELVRREIDRLRDSYPERRPMARESCHRRHDLYD, from the coding sequence ATGTGGGCTCAggatgttgagctccaccttaTTGCTCGTGacttattgcatacaatccaagagctttgtcataaaggaactgctccagaccctcaaactgagatcgACAATTCTAGGACACTTGCCCTAATGATGCGTCACATGGATAGGGACCTCAGgtttgagttcatgaatgaggatagtgtTATAAAGCTATGGCAAGCGCTTCGTGAACGTtatggcaacgttcgtgactccatcctttcgaatttagaagcagaattgaatgatcttcgcttctctgactttgatacaattatacaattttattcggaagctctccgcatcaCAGGAATGATGCGCTTATGTGGCAAGAcgatcacagaagaacaattgattgagaaaaccctcaataccttccctgtctatgctatgaggtcctgtgATTTATTTTGGACTCATATAAATGCAAGAAGGATCACAAGCTTTCAACAGCTTATTAAAGCTATGGAAATTGCTGAAAGGAAAGACAACGAGCTtgtgagaagagaaattgataggcttcgaGATAGCTATCCAGAGCGTCGccctatggctagagaaagttgCCATAGACGTCATGATCTATACGATTga